In Nicotiana tabacum cultivar K326 chromosome 19, ASM71507v2, whole genome shotgun sequence, one DNA window encodes the following:
- the LOC107792030 gene encoding RNA polymerase sigma factor sigD, chloroplastic, with translation MAMAAWSCSNQSPASLFPYPSKFSTKPLIHYHPLAILYCPKNGSFLDPSHALAIEAKSLFFETDIEEESSSKIEIINEKIELALRRKKRRKRRCYSEFLDMEKEDKISISKPVKTGLYLTLKEESEYSWYLKEEARIETLRKRVEETSEIELNPNQLAKAAGMSRRRLDKLLVNAKISQKKIIKCYRGLVVSVAASYQGKGLSLQDLIQEGSIGLLHGAKKFNPKKGYKLSTYAYWWIRQAITRAIANKSRVIRLPGSISELVPKICNANTELSRKLRRMPSYDEIAEALDMDVSTVRLVIERNRAPISIDQIVTSKGYMSLQDIISGPEDIIPEEIVKRQMMKQDLEKLLHNVLCDREAKILKLHFGLNGDTPQSFEEIGKVLKLSRERIRQINCTALSKLRESTMLDSFKMYIT, from the exons ATGGCCATGGCTGCGTGGTCATGTTCAAACCAATCTCCAGCTTCACTCTTTCCTTATCCTTCAAAATTCTCTACTAAACCCCTCATCCATTATCACCCTCTAGCAATTCTCTATTGCCCCAAAAATGGTTCTTTTTTGGACCCAAGTCATGCATTGGCAATTGAAGCAAAATCTTTGTTTTTTGAAACCGATATTGAGGAGGAGAGTAGCAGTAAGATTGAGATTATTAATGAGAAGATTGAGTTAGcattgagaagaaagaaaaggagGAAAAGAAGGTGTTATTCAGAATTTTTGGACATGGAGAAAGAGGATAAGATTTCCATTTCTAAACCTGTAAAGACAGGTCTCTACTTGACCCTTAAGGAAGAGTCAGAGTATTCTTGGTATCTCAAG GAAGAAGCAAGAATCGAGACATTGAGAAAGAGGGTTGAGGAAACAAGTGAGATTGAACTAAATCCAAATCAATTAGCTAAGGCTGCAGGAATGAGCAGAAGAAGGCTAGATAAGCTCTTGGTTAATGCTAAGATATCACAAAAGAAGATAATTAAATGCTATAGAGGGCTTGTTGTATCGGTTGCAGCTTCATATCAAGGCAAAGGATTAAGCTTACAAGATCTAATTCAG GAAGGAAGCATAGGTCTACTTCATGGTGCTAAGAAGTTTAATCCTAAGAAGGGTTATAAGCTCTCTACTTATGCTTATTGGTGGATTAGGCAAGCTATTACTAGAGCCATAGCAAACAAGTCTAGAGTTATAAGATTACCG GGGAGTATATCTGAGCTTGTGCCAAAGATTTGCAACGCGAACACTGAGTTAAGCAGAAAGCTTCGGCGAATGCCTTCCTACGATGAAATTGCAGAAGCTCTTGATATGGATGTTTCAACTGTTAGACTAGTTATCGAGAGAAACCGAGCACCAATTTCCATTGATCAAATAGTAACTAGCAAAGGCTACATGTCATTGCAG GATATCATATCAGGGCCTGAAGATATAATACCAGAAGAAATTGTGAAAAGACAAATGATGAAACAAGACCTGGAGAAGCTTCTGCACAATGTGTTATGTGATAGAGAAGCAAAGATTCTGAAATTGCACTTTGGCCTCAATGGAGATACCCCTCAATCTTTTGAGGAGATTGGAAAAGTACTTAAGCTTTCGAGAGAAAGGATCAGACAGATTAATTGCACTGCCTTGTCAAAATTAAGAGAAAGTACTATGTTAGACAGCTTTAAAATGTACATAACATGA